The segment tgaggcaggagaatagcttgaacccagggggcggacgttgcagtgagctgagattgtgcgattgcactgcagcctgggcaacaagagcgaaactccgtctcaaaaaataaataaataaaaataaaagcacaaacttTAGAGTGGATGCTTTGATCTCATTTCTCACAACCTATGCATGTGTGACCCCCAGCAAATGCCTAAGgagtctgagcctcagtttccccatctgtcaagTGGCAGCTGCCTCCTATCCACTTGAGGCACATATggcaaggccctgggcccagcacGGGGTGCACCCTGATTCCTGGAAGCCCTGCTCATCCTGGGGGAGGTGGCGTCGGACTTTGCATCTAGGAGATGAGGAGGCTTTGGAGAAACAAGCAGGAACCGCCACGGCACCCCAGCGCTGCCCGTCAGAGAAGTAGTTGGTCCATCTTACAGAGGGAGAGAGGTTGGTGTTCAAAACCACATGCCGTCCTCCCGATGAGCTATCGCCAGTGTGCAGGATTCTGGCCTCCAGGAGCCTCCCTGCCCACCATCTTCAGATGAAGAATGTTCTGGGCTTCAAGGCAGCACCAAAGTATCAGTGAAGCAGGGGAAGggtgaacacctactgtgtgcccggCGCTGGGCCAACTTTGCACACGACCCTCATTTAAGCAGCCTGTCTTGGCAGCTAGCTGAACCCAGTGAGCATTGATGCACTGTCTTCTCTGTGTCTGAGAGGAGCTGTAGGGGCCAGAGAGGGTAAGCGAGGCTGTCCTGGACTCAGGAACCCGAGTACCACCAGGGGAAGGGGCATGACCACACTAGCTACAGTCCCAGGTGGggtcaggtgtgtgccaccagacACAACATAAACCAGGTATGGTGGAGCCAGGAGGGGAGCAGGCCCTGGCCAGAGCATCTTGCTTGAGGCCTCAGTGTGGTTTGCACTGAGCAGACCTGGGTTTCGCCCATGCCCCACCAGCAAGTGGCTTTACCCTGCAcatgtttccttatctgtaaataaaTAGCGTATTTCTCACCTGGTTGCTAAGGAGACTAAATGGGAAAAGCACACGTCAAACATTCAGATCAGGGCTTGGCCCATAAACGCTTAAAACTGTGTTGCTCATCATCATTGTTGGGCCAGTTTGGTGATCAGGATGGGTTGTGGTTAGCAGGGAGGCTGAGGTCTGAGCCTGGAGGGGGATGCAGGAGCTTAGGCTACTCAAAGGGGAGGCTTTTCCAAGGAGACTTGGCTGGGTGGGGCTGACTTTCTGGCTACCCTTGGGAGGGTGGAAACCTCCTTACCTGCAGCTCTGGCAAGCTGGGGCCCTCCGCAGCGCTCCTGCTCCCCAGGGGGCCCATCTGCTCCAGGCCTGCCAGAGTTGCGGTCGCTGGTCCTCTTGTCACTTTGATCTTTGGCCACTGGGTGGAGGTGCAGGCAGGTCTGGGCAGCTGGACCGGGCTCTGGGACTGCAGTGTAGGGCTGTGTCCATTGAATGGGGTGGCCTCGGCCCAGCCTTCTGGCTGGCTGTGTAACCCCTGCTCAGGGACATCCTTTGTGCCTGGGGGACCCAGCTCTGGCCCTAAAGCCCTGGCCGGGTCATCCCTGTGTCCAGCTGGGTCCTTGCGGGGCAGCCTGGCCTGCAGGAGCTCCAAGAGGCCCTCCCAGTCCAGGCTGGGGAGACGGGCCCAGGCCCCCTCTCCTGGTACCCTGAGAAGGCCAAGCAGATCCCTCCAGTCAAGCTCGGGTCGCCTCTCAGAGCCATGCGGGTATGGACACGCTCCCTCTGCCCCCCAGCCCACAGCAGTGGGTGTCCCAGGGTGCCAAGATTGTGAGGACTCTGCGGGGCCTCCCCAGTTCTCAGGGGGGCTCGTGAGTGGGCTTCTCTTCCCTAGTTCTCTGGGGAGCTCATGAGTGGGCTTCTCCTCCCAGGCCTCTGGCTGCCCCCAGCTCTCCCTGTACTCCCTGGGAGTGCCCCCCGATGTTCCCTCCGGGGCTTTGGCTGCCCCCAGGCTGGgctctccacatccccaccagcccccagggcccaggcctccctcctggctCCTCTCCAGGTGTCTATGAAGGCCCTGGGACCCTGGCGGTTCCTCCTGACTCTGCCACGCCCCCAGAGGCTGTTTTGGGCCTGCTTGGCCACTCTCCAGAGGTCTCTGTGTCCACAGCTCCCTCTCAGGGGTCCTGGCTGATGTGCTGGGGGGTGGCGGGGACCCCTGGAGCCGCCGGTCTCCCTCAGGTCTCTTCTCAGGACTCCGAGGATGAGGGGGCTCTGCTTGGCTCCGCCGAGTCAGTTCTGCCTGTTTGGCAGGGAGCTTGGTCACCTGGGAATGAGGTGAGGGGGTGGGTGAGCCTCTCTCTCTGGGGACCTGGCAGCTGGCTCTGCCTTTCTTAGGCCCCCAGAGAATCAAGGCTGTGTCCACACAGCAGCCTGGATCAAAGCAGGCCAAAAAGCACACAGGGTCCCTGCCCCACTCCTCGGGGGTCAGCTCCTCCCTTTCACCTGCTTTCCTCAGTTCCAGAAAAAGATCTGCAAAGACCTGCTCACCCCTCTCAAAGATATTGATTCCAACTTGGGCTATCAGGTGCCAGAAACTCCACCACCAATACCCCATTCCATTGAGGTGGGCCTAGCCCTCTGGGTTTGGTTAAAGATACAAATCACCCTGAAAGAGAGGGCCCTTAGAGCCAGATTCTTGCTTCAAGGCTTTCCCTGAAATCTGCTCAAGACAGCAgtatcggccaggcacagtggctcacgcctgtaatcccagcaccctgggaggccaaggtgggcggatcacttgaggtcaggagtgaccagcctggccaacgtggtgaaaccctgtctctattaaaagtacgaaaattagctgggtgtggtggcacgcgcctgtaatcccagctatttgggaggctgaggtaggagaatctcttgaacctgagaggcggaggttgcagtgagccaatattgccccactgcactccagcctgggaaacagagcaagactccatctcaaaaaaaaaaaaaaaaaaagacagcagacTTAGTAAAGGAAGGGGATAGATAGCATGGGACAGGGGCTATCTTCAAAGGATTAATGTGGGGTCTTGCGCATTTTGCCAAGAACTGCTGGCccttggggagaggggagagctgGATCCCTATGATTGGACTCCAACCCTTTCATAGAGGACCTTCCTGTCCAAGCCACCTGCCTGGCTTCTAGCGGGAGGGAAGAGGCAGTGGCCGCCCCTTGGGGTGCGGGGCCCCAGACAGCTGGCAGTGCTCACCTGCCTGCTGGGGGCAGGGCTGGACTGTCTTCGGAGAAGTTGGCTCTGGCCTTGGCTGGGCTGCTGTGACCGTCCCTCGTCCTGGGCCTGGAAGGCCCCCGCTGCCTCGGACTTCCTATGAGCAAATGCAGCCACTCCTCTGAGGGACTGTCCCACTCCCAGCACCCCAGCCCCTCTGCTCCCACCTCCAACAGGAGGAGATGTGGGACAGCCAGGGACCCACTGCAAGCTGGTTGAAGGGCCCTAAGTGAGGATGActctcagggcctcagtttccccttctgaaaaatggggatgGCTAACACTGCTCTATTCTGCCTCATGAGGCTCTTGTGAACATGATGAGAAAAGTGGGGAGTAGAGGCggttgggtggggagggggatctggccctggccctggccctctcCTGTCTCATCCAGTACTTCCTATGACTAACCACCACCCCACCAGCAGCCCACCAGCCACCCCCAGACAAAGGTTAGATTGGTCTTTGCGGGAATtaagatttattgagcacctactgtgtaccaggcactgggcACACAGAATCATAATGACAAAGCATTTATTGAGCGCTTCTTATGTTCCGGGGTGAAGCACTTACATCATGATCACAGCCCACGAGGTGGGATGACACAGCCAGACTGCTGTGTGCCCCCGTGTTCCATTCTTTCTGCCTTTTCCTGTCCATATTGTAAATTttggatttcttttcctttttccctccaaTCACTGTTAACCAACAGAATCCCAGCGCTTAGCCTTGAAAACTCCAGGCCATCCTAGCTGTTGGCAAAAGAGCTCTGAGCAAGATCAGAAGAAACATTCTCCCTGACAACTCCAGAGAGGCCAACATGAACTGTCCaagcaaatgtcttttttttttttttttttttttttttttttttttgagatggagtctcgctctgtcacccaggctggagtgcagtggcgcaatctcagctcactgtaacttccgtctcccgggttcaagtgattctctgccttaacctcccaagtagctgggattacaggcatgagccaccacgcctggccctgggcAAATGTCATTTCTAAGACACTGGGCTTCAGGCGTTATTGACACATCTGATGAAGATCATCTCTAACTTGTGTAAAAAGTCTAGTTCCAGTTAGTTGTCTCCCTTACTAGCTGGGAGGCATGGCTGTTAATGTTTAACGTAGTATCTCTATTGATAGGTAGAAACAGCAAACAGAACCTGGGCATATCTCTCCCTTCCTCTACCTAAGGGGTCACAACAAAAGACCCAACCGCTCCATGAATGTTTATTTTGGTTGGGTCTCAGTTAGCAAATGGAGCCGTGTCTTTGGTGGATGAATTGAACCAGGAAGAGAAGCCTGAAAAAGGCCACCCTGTGGTGGACCCAGAGTGAGGCAGCAAAAAGGGAAGTATGAGGAAACTCTGCTCAGGCCTCCGTAGGCCCTGCCGTCTGTGGTGGGCCTGTGCCTGAGGAACCATGCTGGAACGACACCTTCAAAAGTATGGGATTGGGCagggcgcagtgggtcacgcctgtaatcccagaactttgggaggctgaggcaggcggatggcttgagctcaggagttcaagaccagcctggacaacacagtgaaacccagtctctaaaaatacaaaaattagcccaggtgtggtggttcatgcctctaatcccagcactttgggaggctgaggttggtggatcacttgaggtcaggagttcaagactagcctggtcaacatagtaaaacccaatctctactaaaaatgtaaaacttagccaggcgtggtggcatgtgcctgtaatcccagctactcaggaggctgaggcaggaggatcgcttgaccccaggaggtggaggttgcagtgaaccgagatcgtgccactgcacaccagcctgggcaacatagtgagaccctgtctcaaaaaaaaaaaaaatatggggttgggaggccaggtacagtgtctttacacctgtaattccagcacttgggaaggctgaggtcggaggatcacttgagtcgaggagtttgagacagccctggtaacagaatgagaccttgttctaggaaaaaaaaaaaaatttaaatgagccgggcatggtggtacgtggctgtagtcccagctacttgggaggctgaggtgggaggatcgcttcagcctgggaggttgaagctgcagtgagccatgatcacaccactgcattccagcctgggcgaaagagcaagaccctgtctcaaaaaaaaagtatggggttggagttttttgttgtttcatgTCTTTTGCCAATGTCATTAGAATCAGAGCACAGTAATTTTAGTTGTTAGCAGTTATTGGCAGCTGGTTCAGAGAGGAACCAAAGTTCCCTGGAGGAAGTGTTTCTGAGCTTGAGGGCTCCCCGGGCAGGCTGTCtgtaacctttcttttttttttgagatggagtcttgctctgtcacccaggctggagtgcagtggtgcaatctcagctcactgcaacctccgccttctggtttcaagcgattttcctgcctcagcctcctgagcagctgggattacaggtgtccaccaccatgcccagctaatttttatatttttagtagagaccgggtttcaccatgttggccaggctggtctcatttcaaactcctgacctcaggtgatccacctgcctcgacctcccaaagtcttggcattacaggcgtgagccactgcacccagccaatttgtAATCTAATTTGAGGTGAGTACGTTTCCTTACTCTGTGAGAGCTGAAGGCCTTAGAGTGAACTGTCCCCCGAACTGGGGTATAGGAGCCTCGATGAAGCAAGAGCCCAAACACAACCCAGTGGGCTGTTCCTCCCTAATGGGGAGGATGGGGAGGACAATAGTGGAAACACCCGGTGCAGGGAAGCAAGGCACTTGTGTGTTCTCTTCCGGACGGATGCATTTTCCATATGAACTCCAGCCTGCTTGATGAGCATTCCTCCGGAGAACTCGCCTTCCTTTATTCCCCCCATGTAGAATTGAGAGAAAGGAGCGAGGGACTCAAGAAGATTCTGAAACCCCAACAGAGACCCGGCTTGTCCGATGCTGAAGCAACAGCGTCTCCTCGGGGCCACCTGTTCCCGAGGGTTGGTGTGGCCGCACCAAGCATGACAAAGGAAACATGTTTCCTTCGGAAGCTTAGATGGGCTCTTCGACCTCCAGAGAGAATCAAAGGAGCAAAGCCATCAAGTCTAGCAAATCCAGTGAAGGCTGGGTTTTGAATTCAAATGACCACAGAATGCTACATGACTCTAAGAGATGCCAAAGgcatctaaggaaaaaaaaattaagatcaaGCCAAAACTCCCAATGCTTTGATGTGATAaccttttaagaaaaattttccaGACTTGGGACAATGCTTGGacagagtagatgctcaataaatacatatCGATGaggaaataggagaaaataaaagcacaCTCCTACAGCCACCCGCTCATAAGCTCCAGTCTGTCCCTTACACACACACTACATAGTTTTAAACTTTTCCATATTCAGAGGATGAATGGTTTTCTACTTGGAAAAGGTGccagataaaagtaaaaaatttaattattcagTAAAATTATGAAAACTTCCCTAAAAGGTAAATAAGTTATTTCAAAGAGAGTAGAATTAAATGTATAGGAGTGATCGTGTAAAAACAAATGGTTAATAAAAGTGTAAACATATTTCTCGtttctattattaatataaacaCCTTATCTCTCTGAAATTATcctggaaaaaaggaaagaaaattaattaacTTTGGCTTAAAGACCTTAATGTCCCTGCTGAGTTATTAGTTAAGACAAAGTTAGGAAAATTGACATTAGACCAGAAATAGTAATCATAAAAAGGTCaaagacactttgggaggccaaggtgggagcattgctcgaggccaggagtttgagaccaacctgggcaacaaagtgagactccatctctgcaaaacacagaaaaattagctgggcatagtgatacacgcctgtagtcccagctattgaggaggctgaggtgagagaattgcttcagcctggcagtttgaggccgcagtgagccatgatcacgccactgcactcctgctgggtgacagagcaagaccctgtttcaaaaaaaaaaggtcaggccaggcacagtggctcacgcctgtaatcccagcactttgggaggccgaggtgggcagactgcctgagctcaggagttcaagaccagcctgggcaacaggatgaaaccctgtcgctactaaaaatacaaaaaaattagccggatgtggtggcgtgtgcctgtagtcccagctactcaggaggctgaggcaggagaattgcttgcacccggaaggcagaggttgcagtgagccaagattgcaccactgcactccagcctgggcgacaaagcgagactccgtctccaaacaacaacaaaaaagttaaagaCACCGGAGACTTTCAGGGTGAAACTACTCCATGATGTTACAATGGTGGATACttgtcattatacatttattcAAGCCTATAGGTTGTACatcaccaagagtgaaccctaaacTTTGGGTGATttgtcagtgtaggttcatggattgtaacaaatgtatcaccCTACTGCCCAGTACAGTGGCTcaccagcactgtgagaggccaagaaaggaggatcccttgaggccaggagctggaaaCAAGCATACCTGTCTAGTACAGGATATTGGTAGTGGGAGAGGCTGTGCAGGGAACTCtgcactttctgctcaattttgctgtgaacctaaaactgctctgggtttttgtttttaaggccaAAGAAAGAATTATACTAATGCTGGAGACCATACAGTTGTCATCTGCATACTAAATGATCAAGCTTACTGGAAAAGGAAATTTGAAGAACAAGagataaagtttcttttttttctttttttgagatggagtttcactcttgttgcccaggctggagtgcaatgacgcaatctcagctcactgcaaactccacctcccaaattcagGCAatactgctgcctcagcctcctgagtagctgggactacaggcatgtgccactgcgcccgggtaattttttcttttttctttttttttttttttttgagatggagtctcgctctgtcgcccaggctggagtgcagtggcacgatcttggctcactgcaagctccggtgctgggattacaggagggagccactgcacccagccaagattgATAAGGTTTCTCATGCAGATTCAAATCTAGGAGAAAACTTTCCCAAGGAGCAGCAAAGAGGAATTTTAGATACAAAATATTCCATACCCtttagggtgatggaaatgttctaaagttagattgtggtaatggttgGACAACTtggtaaatatactaaaaattcgTTGAATTATATACACGGAAAGTTTTGAGACTTCCAGActgctttttgttgctgttgttctctTGACCCTAACTAATGGAATTCTAGCTCTGATTCTTGAAAACTCGAGGGCTGGAACTTCTGGGGAGAAAAACCTCAGCTGGATTAGGAGGTTGTGCCCCCTGTTCCAGGGGGCCAGTGCTGCTGACCAAGGAGACTCGAAAGACACCTGGACTTCAGGTGTCCCAGGATGTTTGACTGCTAAAAATCCGTAACTCTGTGagctttctttcttaaaataggtAGCTCTggccatacatttttattttactttattttattttttagatggagtcttgctctgtcgcctaggctggagtgcagtggtacgatctcggctcactgcaagctccgcctcccgggttcaagcaattctcctgcctcagcctcctgagttgctgggactacaggtgcccgccaccatgcccagctaattttttgtatttttagtagagacagggtttcaccgtgttagccaggctggtgtcaatctcctgacctcgtgatcctcccacctcggcctcccaaagtgctgggattacaggcttgagccaccatgcccaggccctGGCCATACATTTTAAATTGACATAACTGCTTTCTGAAATGCATAGGGACCCATGAGTTTTCTTTGCCAAGGCAGGAAAAAATCATGGGTACTTTCTTCTCCCTCATTCacggaagaaaaaaaaaaacccgtgaGTCTGGATCAAAGGGTTTGAGAGTTCCCTCtcattttggctgggcgtggtggctcactcctgtaatcctagcactttgcgaggccgaggcgggtggatcacttgaggtcaggagttcgagactagcctggccaatatggcaaaaccccgtctctactaaaaatacaaaaaaattagccgggcttggtggcgggcccctgtaatcccagctactcgggaggctgaggcaggagaatcgcttgaacccggaaggtggaggttgcagtgagccaagatcgcaccattgcactccagcctgggcaacaagagcaaaactccgcctcaaaaaaagaaaaaagaaaaagacagttcACCCTTATTTGAATGAATATGCTCATATTCCCCtccattacagatgaggaaactgaggctcaggtagGTTAACTCACTATATCAGATCACAGGAGTTGACATGTGGCTTTGACCCAGGATTTGGACTCAGCCCTCCTGACTTGCTGTTAACCACTGGGCTGTGCATGACATCActtaagcacacacacaaaaaatagaaaactactaatatgcagaaaaagagaaacggagcaatttgcccaaggtcacacagccggtAAATGGCAAGCCAGGGGGATTTGAACACTTTCTTTTGGCACCCTAACCCTTCACCTGTCCTGCTGCCAagcctcctccccagcccaccTGGCTGACCCCACCCCCAGGCTCACCTGCGCTCTTGCCCGAAGAGGCGCTCCACCTCTGCGCGGCCAGGGCTGCGGGTGCGGCCCCCGCTGCTGCACTGCGCCTGGGGCCCTGGCTCTCTCTGGGCCAGCCTCCTGGGTGGGGGCAGGTCGGCCAGCACAGTGTACTCCTCCCGCTCCAAGTTGTGCCTGGTCTCCCCGGGAGGCGCTGAGCCCCGGGAGCCCCCGGAGCTGCCCAGCGAAGGTGAGGGTGCTAGGAACGCTAGGTCACTGGGTGGGTggcggggtggggaggaggcTCGGGGTGCATCCCGGTGCCCGATGCACACTTGGGGGATCAGCACTGGGGAGCCATGCAGAGAGTCAGTGGAGGGGGCCAGGCTCTCCATACTAGTTCCAGGGGGGTCCTGGAAGAAGAGGGATGGCTCAGGAGCCTGGCGTGGTGGGGATGAGAAGGAGGGTGCATCCCGGTGCCCAATGCACACAGGGGTGGGGATGTGGGGGCACTCGTGCATTGAGTCCATGGAAGGGACAAGGCTCTCTGTGCTGGCCCTGGGGAGGTCCTGGAATAAGAGGGAAGGCTCTGGGACCTGGCGTGGTGGGGAGGAGGCCCGGGGTGCATCTCGGTACCCAATACACACAGGTGCAGGGAGCTGAAGGGGTTCGTGTTGGGGGGACTGACACTGATGCTCGGCGTCTGAGGTGtctgggaggaagggaaaggggtCAAATTGGGTGTGGCGGGGGGGCGAGGACGCCCGGGGGGCATCTCGGTGTCCAATGCACACAGCAGGTGGTATATAGGGAGGCTCGTGGTGGGGCAATTCACTCTCAGGGGCGCGGGGCTctgggaagaaggggaaggggtcGTGCTGCAAATAGCGAGGGGGCGAAGAGGCTCGAGGGGCATCCCGGTGCCCAATGCACACAGCACATGGGGGCTGGGAGGGCTCAGGAGAGGTCAGGGGAGCCCCATAGGCAGCGGGGTACACAGGTGAGGAAGTCCGGGAGGTGCTCTGGTGGCCTGGGTTATGGGAGGAAGAGGTGGCCCGGGATGGCAAGTTGTACTGGGTAGGGCCAAAGGAGGACTGGGGTGGGTCATGCTGGGCTGGCCTGCTGGGAGAGGATGTCTGAGGCCTGTCACCTTGGGTTGGCCGGAGGGCGATGGATGCCCAGGGAACCTCACTTTGCTTGGAGCGAGATGGGGAAGAGGTTCGGGGACCATCACTGTGAGTTGGCCGGAGGGGAAACGAGGCCCAGGGGATGTCTTTGTTAGTACGATGGGGAGATGAATTCCTGGGATTGTTCCATTGAGTGGAGCGGTGGGGAGATGATGGTCTCAGATTCTCCTTTTGGGTGCAGCATTGAGATGAGGAGGTTCCAGGGTTGTCTCGTTGAAAGGAAAAGGACTGTGTGCGGTCCCGCTGTGTGCAAGTGGGTCTGAGGTTATCCCGTTTGGTACAAGAGGTTTTAGGGTTGTCTTGTTGGGTGGAAGATGATCTGGGGATGTTCTGTTGAATACAAGTTCTGGGGTTGTCCTGTTGGGTGGCTCTGATGGGAGAGGAGGCTCTGGGAATGTCCCGCTGGGCACAGGATGTTCTGGGGCTGTCTCGCTGGATGGTTCTGTTGGGAGAGGAGGCCCTGGGATTGTCTCGTCGGGCACAGGATGTTCTGGGGTTCTCTTGTTGGATGGTTCTGTTGGGAGAGGAGGCTCTGGGAATGTCCCGCTGGGCACAGGATGTTCTGGGGCTGTCTCGTTGAGTGGTTCTGTTGGGAGAGGAGGCCCCGGGATTGTCCCGTCGGGCACAGGATGTTCTGGGGCTGTCTCGTTGGATGGTTCTGTTGGGAGAGGAGGCCCCGGGATTGTCCCGCTGGGCACAGGATATTCTGGGGTTGTCCTGTTGAGTAGCTCTGATGGGAGAGGAGGCCCTGGGATTGTCTCGTCGGGCACAGGATGTTCTGGGGTTCTCTTGTTGGATGGTTCTGTTGGGAGAGGAGGCTCTGGGAATGTCCCGCTGGGCACAGGATGTTCTGGGGCTGTCTCGCTGGATGGTTCTGTTGGGAGAGGAGGCCCCAGGATTGTCCCGTCGGGCACAGGATGTTCTGGGGCTGTCTCGTTGGATGGTTCTGTTGGGAGAGGAGGCCCCGGGATTGTCCCGCTGGGCACAGGATATTCTGGGGTTGTCCTGTTGAGTAGCTCTGATGGGAGAGGAGGCCCTGGGATTGTCTCGTCGGGCACAGGATGTTCTGGGGTTCTCTTGTTGGATGGTTCTGTTGGGAGAGGAGGCTCTGGGAATGTCCCGCTGGGCACAGGATGTTCTGGGGCTGTCTCTTTGGATGGTTCTGTTGGGAGAGGAGGCCCCGGGATTGTCCCGCTGGGCACAGGATATTCTGGGGTTGTCCTGTTGAGTAGCTCTGATGGGAGAGGAGGCCCCGGGATTGTCCCGCTGGGCACAGGATGTTCTGGAATTCTCTCGTTGAGTGGTTCTGTTGGGAGAGGAGGCTTTGGGATCATCCTGCTGGACACAGGGTATCCTGGGGTTTTCCCGCTGGGGAGTACAAGTAGGAAAAGAAGTTTGGAGGTTGTCCTGCTGAGTAGAAGAGGTTCTGGGGTTATCCTGTTGGGTGCTTCGTGAGGGAGAGGAAGCTCTGGGGGTGTTCCACTGTGTAGATGAGGCCCTGGGGGTGTCCTGTTGGGTGGATGAGGCCCTGGAGGTGTCCCTTTGGGTGATTCGGTGGGGAGAGGAGGCTCTGGGGGTTTCACATGTAGAGGCAGCCTGAGCAGTGTCCCTTTGGGCAGGGGAAGCCTGAAACGTGGTGCTTCGAGGTCCGCTGTGTGGTGTCATGGAGGAAGCCTGGGTCAGTGTCGACCGACGCCGCTCCAGGGAGAACCCACTTTCTCCCCGGAGCCTTGCCCAGCGCTGTCCTGCGCTCTGGCCCCCACCGCCGGTGtctggagagagaagagagggg is part of the Symphalangus syndactylus isolate Jambi chromosome 18, NHGRI_mSymSyn1-v2.1_pri, whole genome shotgun sequence genome and harbors:
- the TRIOBP gene encoding TRIO and F-actin-binding protein isoform X2, whose translation is MEEVPGDDPCEHFEANMLTQNHHQNCFHPEEAHGARYQELRSPSGAEVPYCDLPRCPPAPEDPLSASTSGCQSVVDPGLRPGPKRGPSPSAGLPEEGPTAAPRSGSRELEAVPYLEGLTTSLCGSCNEDPGSDPTSSPDSATPDDTSNSSSVDWDTVERQEEAPSWDELAVMIPRRPREAPRADSSQRAPSLLTRSPVGGDTAGQKKEDTGGGGQSAGQRWARLRGESGFSLERRRSTLTQASSMTPHSGPRSTTFQASPAQRDTAQAASTCETPRASSPHRITQRDTSRASSTQQDTPRASSTQWNTPRASSPSRSTQQDNPRTSSTQQDNLQTSFPTCTPQRENPRIPCVQQDDPKASSPNRTTQRENSRTSCAQRDNPGASSPIRATQQDNPRISCAQRDNPGASSPNRTIQRDSPRTSCAQRDIPRASSPNRTIQQENPRTSCARRDNPRASSPIRATQQDNPRISCAQRDNPGASSPNRTIQRDSPRTSCARRDNPGASSPNRTIQRDSPRTSCAQRDIPRASSPNRTIQQENPRTSCARRDNPRASSPIRATQQDNPRISCAQRDNPGASSPNRTIQRDSPRTSCARRDNPGASSPNRTTQRDSPRTSCAQRDIPRASSPNRTIQQENPRTSCARRDNPRASSPNRTIQRDSPRTSCAQRDIPRASSPIRATQQDNPRTCIQQNIPRSSSTQQDNPKTSCTKRDNLRPTCTQRDRTQSFSFQRDNPGTSSSQCCTQKENLRPSSPHRSTQWNNPRNSSPHRTNKDIPWASFPLRPTHSDGPRTSSPSRSKQSEVPWASIALRPTQGDRPQTSSPSRPAQHDPPQSSFGPTQYNLPSRATSSSHNPGHQSTSRTSSPVYPAAYGAPLTSPEPSQPPCAVCIGHRDAPRASSPPRYLQHDPFPFFPEPRAPESELPHHEPPYIPPAVCIGHRDAPRASSPPRHTQFDPFPFLPDTSDAEHQCQSPQHEPLQLPAPVCIGYRDAPRASSPPRQVPEPSLLFQDLPRASTESLVPSMDSMHECPHIPTPVCIGHRDAPSFSSPPRQAPEPSLFFQDPPGTSMESLAPSTDSLHGSPVLIPQVCIGHRDAPRASSPPRHPPSDLAFLAPSPSLGSSGGSRGSAPPGETRHNLEREEYTVLADLPPPRRLAQREPGPQAQCSSGGRTRSPGRAEVERLFGQERRKSEAAGAFQAQDEGRSQQPSQGQSQLLRRQSSPAPSRQVTKLPAKQAELTRRSQAEPPHPRSPEKRPEGDRRLQGSPPPPSTSARTPERELWTQRPLESGQAGPKQPLGAWQSQEEPPGSQGLHRHLERSQEGGLGPGGWWGCGEPSLGAAKAPEGTSGGTPREYRESWGQPEAWEEKPTHELPRELGKRSPLTSPPENWGGPAESSQSWHPGTPTAVGWGAEGACPYPHGSERRPELDWRDLLGLLRVPGEGAWARLPSLDWEGLLELLQARLPRKDPAGHRDDPARALGPELGPPGTKDVPEQGLHSQPEGWAEATPFNGHSPTLQSQSPVQLPRPACTSTQWPKIKVTRGPATATLAGLEQMGPLGSRSAAEGPSLPELQFQPEEPEESEPSRGQDPLTDQKQADSADKRPAEGKAGSPLKGRLVTSWRMPGDRPTLFNPFLLSLGVLRWRRPDLLNFKKGWMSILDEPGEPPSPSLTTTSTSQWKKHWFVLTDSSLKYYRDSTAEEADELDGEIDLRSCTDVTEYAVQRNYGFQIHTKDAVYTLSAMTSGIRRNWIEALRKTVRPTSAPDVTKLSDSNKENALHSYSTQKGPLKAGEQRAGSEVISRGGPRKADGQRQALDYVELSPLTQASPQRARTPARTPDRLAKQEELERDLAQRSEERRKWFEATDSRTPEVPAGEGPRRGLGAPLTEDQQNRLSEEIEKKWQELEKLPLRENKRVPLTALLNQSRGERRGPPSDGHEALEKEVQALRAQLEAWRLQGEAPQSAPRSQEDGHIPPGYISQEACERSLAEMESSHQQVMEELQRHHERELQRLQQEKEWLLAEETAATASAIEAMKKAYQEELSRELSKTRSLQQGPDGLRKQHQSDVEALKRELQVLSEQYSQKCLEIGTLTRQAEEREHTLRRCQQEGQELLRHNQELHGRLSEEIDQLRGFIASQSMGNGCRRSNERSSCELEVLLRVKENELQYLKKEVQCLRDELQMMQKDKRFTSGKYQDVYVELSHIKTRSEREIEQLKEHLRLAMAALQEKESMRNSLAE